The following are from one region of the Stanieria sp. NIES-3757 genome:
- a CDS encoding GAF sensor signal transduction histidine kinase — MTPNLIQEQEYLADTMQHLAESYQIKEKIIQVILTDSNSQTILSHIADQIGNFFEVDGCAVICAPSSSANNSQIGFWSGKNFTLDGNAALDFYHQLLSSHQFEQQDSSPWQGTEVVCPRNHLSTCGVRLPKDSLNEPFASSFAGAFARGSLSLFAIANLSQESLSWLEIAERGNFPIKALLGMVISDRARGAILLFKSQPYQWTSSEHTLFQSISESVVIAFSQIQLQQQAQLKTRYQTLLNHLSREMSQIADLNSLLNLTLAEIGKALQVDRGLIFMLKYKDPLLAQKNRQRLKATVQLNYHWSNQLSSDRSNLVIKPNYAFKLADSAWLEQAIQQAPQPLAIPENAVFPDFSDPNLPEFFRAENSSSLLIMPLMGSVTSESQSSLVLGFLVLQQNKPRLWLNDELDLINWIAIQISTSLIHQQTLTQVQSIVEERTAQLKWSLDVQAKLSEKMRQQIEQLRQLNELKDDFLSSMSHELKTPLTSMKMAIKMLRQPQISEELREKYLNILEQEWLREYNLIKDLLTLQQVESGEFSFHPQELNLNQIIGELAEAFATKWQSNKGLTLTTNLSDSELKFYTDAESLQHILAELLLNAGKYSDPDTTIDLRAECHTSLQGQTMIIVIVNRGAGITPEELPHIFDKFRRGKGVTDRAVPGTGLGLALVKYLVEHLNGTIEVTSEPVEHSTVFLTTFTVKLPQLQII; from the coding sequence ATGACCCCTAACCTGATTCAGGAGCAGGAATATTTAGCTGATACTATGCAACATTTAGCAGAATCATATCAGATTAAAGAAAAAATAATTCAGGTCATCTTGACTGACTCCAATTCCCAAACTATCTTGTCTCATATAGCTGATCAGATAGGTAACTTTTTTGAGGTTGATGGTTGTGCTGTAATTTGCGCTCCCAGTAGTTCAGCTAATAACAGTCAAATAGGCTTTTGGTCTGGAAAAAATTTTACGCTTGATGGCAATGCAGCACTAGATTTTTATCACCAATTATTATCTAGTCATCAGTTTGAGCAACAAGATTCTTCTCCTTGGCAAGGGACGGAAGTTGTTTGTCCACGCAATCATTTGTCTACTTGTGGAGTCCGTCTACCCAAAGATAGTTTAAATGAGCCTTTTGCAAGCAGCTTCGCTGGCGCATTCGCGAGAGGTTCGCTCTCTCTGTTCGCGATCGCAAATTTAAGTCAGGAATCTCTCAGTTGGTTGGAAATTGCAGAACGAGGTAATTTTCCGATTAAAGCTTTATTAGGGATGGTAATTAGCGATCGCGCTAGGGGAGCTATTTTACTATTTAAATCTCAGCCCTATCAATGGACTAGTTCCGAACACACATTATTTCAATCGATTTCAGAATCCGTGGTAATTGCTTTTTCTCAAATTCAACTCCAACAACAAGCCCAACTAAAAACTAGATATCAAACTCTCCTCAACCACCTCAGCAGAGAAATGAGTCAAATAGCCGACTTAAATTCTTTGCTGAATTTGACTTTAGCAGAAATAGGCAAAGCTCTTCAGGTGGATCGGGGTCTAATTTTCATGCTTAAATACAAAGACCCACTCTTGGCACAGAAAAACCGTCAGAGGCTGAAAGCGACTGTACAGTTGAATTATCATTGGTCAAACCAACTCAGTAGCGATCGCTCAAATTTGGTCATTAAGCCTAATTATGCTTTTAAGTTGGCTGATTCTGCCTGGCTTGAACAAGCGATTCAACAAGCACCCCAACCACTGGCAATTCCCGAAAATGCTGTTTTTCCAGATTTTAGCGATCCCAATTTACCCGAATTTTTTCGAGCTGAGAATTCATCTTCGTTGTTAATTATGCCTTTGATGGGAAGTGTAACTAGTGAATCTCAATCTTCTTTGGTCTTAGGATTTTTAGTTTTACAACAAAATAAACCGAGATTGTGGTTAAACGATGAATTAGATTTAATTAATTGGATTGCAATTCAAATTAGCACTTCGTTGATTCATCAACAAACTTTAACCCAAGTACAATCAATTGTTGAAGAAAGAACGGCTCAACTGAAATGGAGTTTGGATGTTCAAGCTAAATTGTCAGAAAAAATGCGCCAGCAAATTGAGCAATTACGACAATTAAACGAGCTTAAGGATGATTTTCTCAGTAGCATGAGCCATGAGTTAAAAACTCCTTTAACAAGTATGAAGATGGCAATCAAAATGCTACGTCAACCTCAAATATCAGAAGAGCTCCGAGAAAAATATTTAAATATTCTTGAACAAGAATGGCTTCGGGAATATAATTTAATTAAAGATTTATTAACTCTACAACAAGTAGAATCAGGTGAATTTAGCTTCCATCCTCAAGAATTAAATTTAAACCAAATTATTGGCGAATTAGCTGAGGCTTTTGCCACCAAATGGCAGTCTAACAAAGGATTAACTTTAACAACTAATTTATCTGATTCTGAACTCAAATTTTATACAGATGCTGAAAGTTTACAGCATATTTTAGCGGAATTACTGTTAAATGCTGGTAAATATTCCGATCCAGATACTACTATCGATCTGCGAGCAGAATGTCATACTAGTTTGCAAGGACAAACAATGATCATTGTAATTGTTAATCGTGGTGCTGGAATTACTCCAGAAGAATTACCGCATATTTTTGATAAGTTTCGTCGTGGAAAAGGAGTTACGGATCGTGCCGTACCTGGGACTGGTTTAGGTTTGGCTTTGGTAAAATATTTAGTCGAGCATCTCAACGGTACGATTGAGGTTACTAGTGAACCAGTCGAGCATTCTACCGTGTTTTTAACTACTTTTACGGTTAAGTTACCTCAGTTGCAAATAATATAA
- a CDS encoding ABC-1 domain protein — MNQQGKTMLKKTNLPRSSKANYRYSPFTRQWMIFQVAIRLLLFLWQDRLTGNNSSRQRHRRARWLVKNLLILGPTFIKIGQALSTRADLIPLEYVQELSLLQDRVPPFSSELAVAVIETELGKPLYTLFRDFESIPLAAASLGQVHKARLHTGEDVVVKIQRPGLEKLFNLDFELLHRLVRWGNRFFPKLRKYNLEAIYQEFFELLYQEIDYIHEGKNADRFRENFRTYNRVLVPKVYWEYTTKKVLTLEYVPGIKIDDRPTLEASKINTKEVIQLGITCYLKQLLEDGFFQSDPHPGNMAVSGRGEIIFYDFGTMAEVKAIAQDQMVKTFFAVLKKDTDEVIQTLIYMGLIEPVADMTPIKRMVAFLLEEFRDKPIDVRAFEQLSGEIYLMFEQQPFRLPPQMTFIIKSLTTLDGIARALDPQYNLLAAAQPFLKNIAFTQQQGNLLGTLAKQTKNFIQYKLNQPSRTELSINRLESRLELGELQVRVRSLESERALKKIQLGIKSLIYTCLAGFTLIAAAILLVGTYKQVALILFGLSGLWFLFLLKSLINLALQEKVDKMIQK; from the coding sequence ATGAATCAGCAGGGCAAAACAATGCTTAAAAAGACCAACCTGCCTCGGTCATCTAAGGCTAATTATCGCTATTCACCATTTACTCGCCAATGGATGATCTTTCAGGTTGCGATTAGATTACTTTTGTTTTTGTGGCAAGATCGATTAACTGGAAATAATTCTAGTCGGCAAAGACATCGAAGAGCGAGATGGTTGGTTAAAAACTTACTGATTTTAGGACCAACTTTTATTAAAATTGGACAGGCTTTATCCACTCGTGCTGATTTAATCCCTTTAGAATATGTGCAGGAATTAAGTTTATTACAAGACCGAGTTCCGCCTTTTAGTTCAGAATTAGCAGTTGCAGTAATTGAAACAGAATTAGGAAAACCTTTATATACTTTATTTCGGGATTTTGAATCAATTCCTTTAGCTGCTGCTTCTTTAGGACAAGTACATAAAGCCAGATTGCATACAGGCGAAGATGTGGTTGTTAAAATTCAACGTCCTGGTTTAGAAAAATTATTTAATCTGGATTTTGAACTTTTACATCGTTTAGTAAGATGGGGTAATCGATTTTTTCCTAAACTGAGAAAATATAATTTGGAAGCAATTTATCAGGAATTTTTTGAGCTTTTATATCAAGAAATTGATTATATTCATGAAGGAAAAAACGCAGACCGCTTTCGAGAAAATTTTAGAACTTATAATCGTGTTTTAGTACCTAAAGTTTATTGGGAATATACTACTAAAAAAGTTTTAACTCTTGAATATGTTCCAGGAATTAAAATAGACGATCGCCCTACTTTGGAAGCAAGTAAAATTAATACTAAAGAAGTAATTCAATTAGGTATTACTTGTTATCTTAAACAACTATTAGAAGATGGTTTTTTTCAATCCGATCCCCATCCAGGAAATATGGCTGTAAGTGGCAGGGGAGAAATTATTTTTTATGATTTTGGCACGATGGCAGAAGTTAAGGCGATCGCTCAAGATCAAATGGTTAAAACTTTTTTTGCTGTTTTAAAAAAGGATACTGATGAAGTAATTCAAACTTTGATTTATATGGGGTTAATTGAACCTGTTGCAGACATGACCCCAATTAAGCGAATGGTAGCTTTTTTATTAGAAGAATTTCGGGATAAACCAATTGATGTAAGAGCATTTGAACAGTTAAGTGGTGAAATTTATTTAATGTTTGAACAGCAGCCATTTCGTTTACCACCACAAATGACTTTTATTATTAAATCGTTAACTACTTTGGATGGAATCGCTCGCGCACTCGATCCTCAATATAATCTTTTAGCAGCAGCACAACCTTTTCTAAAAAATATAGCTTTTACTCAACAACAAGGCAATTTATTAGGAACTTTAGCTAAACAAACCAAGAATTTTATTCAATATAAATTAAATCAACCAAGCCGTACTGAATTGTCAATTAATCGTTTGGAATCTCGTTTAGAATTAGGAGAATTGCAAGTCCGAGTTCGTTCTTTAGAAAGCGAGCGTGCTTTAAAAAAAATTCAGTTAGGAATTAAAAGTTTAATTTATACTTGTTTAGCAGGTTTCACTTTAATTGCAGCAGCAATTTTGTTGGTTGGTACTTATAAACAAGTTGCTTTGATATTATTTGGTTTGTCAGGATTGTGGTTTTTATTTTTACTAAAATCTTTAATTAATTTAGCTCTACAAGAAAAAGTAGATAAAATGATTCAAAAATAA
- a CDS encoding thiamine-monophosphate kinase — MQLVKDIGEQGLLAKLQLFCDTEIVGDDGAILTLKPEHQLVVTTDVLVDRVHFSDRTTTAFDVGWRAAAANLSDLAAMGASPLGITVGLALPGEVTLFWVEQLYQGLFECLQQFNTPIVGGDVCRSSVITVSITALGEVTPDRIIRRNNAQVGDAIVITGSHGLSRAGLELLLNPTLGNNLDREEKELLIQAHQRPQPRLDVISKLQTLDCPSAISAKPRRRADSFAGAYAIAGMDSSDGLADAILQICRSSQVGAIIKANAIPLQPSLLKIVTFKQVWEWIFYGGEDFELVLCLPSQFAQALVNQLNADAAIIGQITAEKQVVLIDSNKPNFSQVLTLAEGFQHF, encoded by the coding sequence ATGCAATTAGTTAAAGATATTGGTGAACAAGGATTACTCGCCAAACTACAACTTTTTTGTGACACTGAGATTGTTGGTGATGATGGAGCGATTCTGACTCTTAAACCCGAACATCAATTAGTGGTGACAACTGATGTCTTAGTTGATCGAGTTCATTTTAGCGATCGCACTACGACAGCTTTTGATGTGGGTTGGCGTGCAGCAGCAGCTAATCTCTCAGATTTGGCAGCGATGGGAGCTAGTCCTTTAGGTATTACCGTTGGTTTGGCTTTACCTGGAGAGGTTACTCTCTTTTGGGTAGAACAACTTTATCAGGGTTTATTTGAATGTTTACAGCAATTTAATACGCCAATTGTCGGCGGAGATGTTTGTCGTTCTTCTGTCATTACGGTTAGTATTACTGCTTTAGGAGAAGTAACCCCAGATAGAATCATTCGTCGTAATAATGCTCAAGTCGGTGACGCTATTGTAATCACTGGCTCTCATGGACTTTCAAGGGCTGGTTTGGAATTGTTACTGAATCCTACTTTGGGCAACAACCTCGACCGCGAAGAAAAAGAATTGTTAATTCAAGCTCATCAAAGACCTCAGCCCAGATTAGATGTAATTTCAAAACTACAAACTCTTGATTGTCCAAGTGCGATCTCGGCAAAGCCGAGGCGCAGAGCGGACAGCTTCGCTGGCGCGTACGCGATCGCAGGAATGGATAGTAGTGATGGTCTGGCTGATGCTATTTTACAAATTTGTCGTTCAAGTCAAGTTGGTGCCATCATAAAAGCAAATGCAATTCCACTACAGCCTAGTTTGTTGAAAATAGTCACCTTTAAACAAGTTTGGGAGTGGATTTTTTATGGCGGAGAAGATTTTGAGCTAGTTCTTTGTCTGCCTTCTCAATTTGCTCAGGCTTTAGTTAACCAGTTAAATGCAGATGCAGCTATTATTGGACAGATTACTGCTGAAAAACAAGTAGTTTTGATAGATAGTAACAAACCAAATTTTTCCCAAGTGTTAACTTTAGCTGAAGGATTTCAACACTTTTGA
- a CDS encoding peptidyl-prolyl cis-trans isomerase, translating to MKTKTKSWYQLLLKTTAAAILALLMFLSSSLVNHQNDALAGTRKSMLAQGDAITDPLAILRYALPIDNDTVRKIQADLEDISNQLRGKRWGTISRDLKDAKNLLTYRREQLLASIPEERQSQASALLEQINTDISKLESELEAKDKNAISETRAEILAQIGQLEALMVTGFPFTIPEEYANLPKLLGRATVQITTTKGDLTLVVDGYSAPINAGNFVDLVQRGFYDGLNFIRAEDFYVLQAGDPPGEEEGFIDPKTNQYRAIPLEVLVKNDPEPVYGVTLEELGRYLDQPVLPFNAYGAVALARPANDPNGGSSQFFFFKFDTELTPPGYNLMDGRYSVFGYVVKGKEVLEELTADDKIISAKVIDGLDNFVQPQAS from the coding sequence ATGAAAACTAAAACAAAAAGTTGGTATCAACTTTTACTGAAAACTACTGCTGCAGCTATTTTAGCTTTGCTCATGTTTTTGAGTAGCAGTTTAGTCAATCATCAAAATGATGCTTTAGCTGGTACTCGTAAAAGTATGTTGGCACAAGGCGATGCTATTACCGATCCTTTAGCGATTCTTAGATACGCTCTCCCGATTGATAACGATACTGTCAGAAAAATTCAAGCAGATTTAGAAGACATTTCTAATCAATTACGTGGTAAACGTTGGGGAACGATTAGTCGGGATCTCAAAGACGCTAAAAATCTTTTAACTTATCGTCGCGAACAATTATTAGCTAGTATTCCTGAAGAACGCCAGTCACAAGCTTCTGCTTTACTAGAACAGATTAATACAGACATTAGCAAACTTGAATCGGAATTAGAAGCCAAGGATAAAAATGCGATTTCTGAAACTAGAGCGGAAATACTAGCTCAAATCGGACAACTAGAAGCTTTAATGGTAACGGGATTTCCTTTTACCATACCAGAAGAATATGCTAACTTACCTAAGTTGCTTGGTCGAGCTACCGTGCAAATCACCACTACCAAAGGAGATTTAACTCTGGTAGTTGATGGTTATAGTGCGCCAATTAATGCTGGAAATTTTGTTGATTTGGTGCAAAGAGGTTTTTATGATGGTTTAAATTTTATCCGTGCTGAAGATTTTTATGTCTTACAAGCAGGAGATCCACCAGGAGAAGAGGAAGGTTTTATCGATCCTAAAACCAATCAATATCGAGCAATTCCTTTGGAAGTTCTGGTTAAAAATGATCCTGAGCCAGTTTACGGGGTTACTTTAGAAGAACTTGGTCGTTATTTAGATCAGCCTGTGCTTCCGTTTAATGCTTATGGTGCGGTTGCTTTAGCCCGTCCAGCTAACGATCCTAATGGTGGTTCTTCCCAATTCTTTTTCTTTAAGTTTGATACCGAATTAACTCCTCCTGGTTATAACTTAATGGACGGACGCTATTCTGTCTTTGGTTATGTCGTCAAAGGTAAAGAGGTGTTAGAAGAGTTAACCGCGGACGATAAAATTATTTCAGCTAAGGTGATCGATGGTTTGGATAATTTCGTCCAACCTCAAGCTAGCTAA